A genomic region of Chthoniobacterales bacterium contains the following coding sequences:
- a CDS encoding adenylate/guanylate cyclase domain-containing protein, which yields MTVVHASQNVPFFRLMARKSAFGTNLSRRSAKRLAVLGAVCTLWAAIFAILSGPLTIVPLELAELSLQDAVVRHGTKTSTPENYVFLALDEASLDLSQLDPEEIAADPALALMAQEFPWSRAVYAAAVEKVLGAGAKTVVLDAHFPLAGEGDEVLRDILRRYPGRVVIASLYMDSEMSVAPDAVLYHPPADTIVAPGDEANASVGYANFWPEADKVVRAAHYRMTDADLLGRPGLGGEVRSSLGAIALRQAGLKQDFPAAGLMRFCQPDSFPVVPLWQLFVPDLWKANLKDGQIFRDKIVLAGPLAARFRDFFRTPVGTLPGPEIHLHAMAAAQVGAFYRRATSGFVMATCFALGAVAFGVSAWMRRPLAALAVLALALAAFMGAAFLVYDFADFLPGLLYPAATLVMAGLTCFAYDFALERREKTRVRRSLERYVSRDVVRELLDHESDVLERLGGSRQDVAVLFSDLRGFTAITEHAEPAQLVADLNEYLGAMVEIVFRNRGTLDKFIGDAVMAVWGTVDSVGPREDAARSVRTAVEMLGAVRRMRERWAQRGAPDLRLGIGLNAGPAIFGNIGSDLKMEPTVIGDTVNLASRLESLTKRYGVELLASETVAALASGEFAFRTLDTVRVVGRSTPVTIYAVPLDPDGAACRPRWLEKHEEAWAHYRARRFDRAVDLFSSIADELPRDKALLAMIDRCRGFQASPPPDEWEPVMVMESK from the coding sequence ATGACCGTTGTGCATGCAAGCCAAAACGTGCCATTTTTCCGCCTTATGGCCCGTAAGTCAGCCTTTGGCACAAACCTCTCGCGGCGATCCGCAAAGCGCTTGGCTGTTCTCGGCGCTGTTTGCACCCTTTGGGCGGCGATTTTCGCGATCCTCTCCGGTCCGCTGACCATTGTGCCTTTGGAGTTGGCAGAGCTTTCGCTCCAAGATGCAGTGGTCAGGCATGGGACCAAAACGTCCACTCCGGAGAACTACGTTTTCCTGGCGCTCGACGAAGCCAGTCTCGACCTCAGCCAGCTTGATCCGGAGGAGATTGCCGCAGATCCCGCGCTTGCCCTCATGGCGCAGGAGTTTCCTTGGTCGCGCGCGGTCTACGCCGCAGCGGTCGAAAAAGTCCTCGGTGCCGGCGCGAAGACCGTCGTGCTCGACGCGCACTTTCCCCTGGCCGGCGAAGGGGACGAGGTTTTGCGCGACATCTTGCGGCGTTATCCCGGTCGTGTCGTGATTGCCTCGCTTTACATGGACTCGGAAATGTCCGTCGCGCCGGACGCGGTGCTCTATCACCCGCCTGCCGACACCATCGTCGCTCCGGGCGACGAGGCCAACGCGTCCGTCGGATACGCGAACTTCTGGCCCGAAGCCGACAAGGTTGTCCGCGCCGCCCATTACCGCATGACCGATGCTGACCTGCTCGGGCGCCCTGGGCTAGGGGGCGAGGTGCGGTCCTCGCTCGGCGCGATTGCACTCCGGCAAGCGGGATTGAAGCAGGACTTTCCCGCGGCGGGTTTGATGCGCTTCTGCCAACCGGACTCGTTTCCAGTGGTTCCGCTCTGGCAGCTCTTCGTTCCCGACCTCTGGAAGGCGAACCTCAAAGACGGCCAGATCTTTCGCGACAAAATCGTTCTCGCCGGTCCGCTGGCCGCGCGATTCCGCGACTTTTTCCGCACGCCGGTCGGCACCTTGCCCGGACCGGAAATTCACCTGCATGCGATGGCGGCTGCCCAAGTGGGAGCGTTTTACCGGCGCGCCACCTCCGGCTTCGTGATGGCCACCTGTTTTGCGCTTGGCGCCGTCGCGTTTGGCGTGAGTGCGTGGATGAGGCGTCCGCTGGCCGCGTTGGCGGTTCTGGCTTTGGCGCTTGCGGCTTTCATGGGTGCGGCGTTCCTGGTCTACGACTTTGCCGATTTTCTGCCCGGGCTGCTTTATCCCGCCGCCACGCTCGTGATGGCCGGTCTCACATGCTTCGCTTATGATTTCGCTCTCGAGCGGCGCGAGAAAACCCGGGTGAGGCGCAGTCTCGAGCGTTATGTCTCGCGTGATGTCGTGCGCGAGTTGCTCGACCACGAAAGCGACGTGTTGGAGCGTCTCGGCGGTTCGCGCCAGGACGTGGCCGTGCTTTTTTCCGATCTGCGCGGATTCACCGCCATCACCGAGCACGCGGAACCCGCGCAGCTCGTGGCCGACCTTAACGAATACCTCGGGGCCATGGTCGAAATCGTTTTCCGCAATCGTGGAACCCTCGACAAATTCATCGGCGATGCGGTGATGGCCGTGTGGGGAACGGTCGATTCGGTCGGGCCGCGCGAGGACGCCGCTCGCTCCGTGCGCACGGCTGTGGAAATGCTCGGTGCGGTCCGTCGCATGCGTGAGCGCTGGGCGCAGCGAGGCGCCCCGGATTTGCGGCTCGGCATCGGCTTGAATGCCGGCCCCGCAATTTTCGGGAATATCGGATCTGACCTGAAAATGGAGCCGACTGTCATAGGCGACACCGTCAATCTTGCCTCGCGGTTGGAGAGTTTGACCAAGCGCTACGGCGTGGAACTGCTCGCCAGCGAAACGGTGGCGGCACTGGCGTCGGGCGAATTCGCTTTCCGGACACTCGACACCGTGCGCGTGGTCGGGCGCTCGACGCCGGTCACAATTTACGCAGTCCCCCTCGATCCGGACGGTGCAGCGTGCCGTCCGCGGTGGCTGGAGAAACACGAGGAGGCGTGGGCTCACTACCGTGCGCGCCGTTTCGATCGCGCCGTCGATTTGTTCTCGTCGATCGCGGACGAGCTTCCCCGGGACAAAGCATTGCTTGCCATGATCGACCGCTGTCGCGGCTTTCAGGCCTCTCCGCCGCCCGACGAGTGGGAGCCGGTCATGGTGATGGAAAGCAAGTGA
- a CDS encoding alpha/beta hydrolase — translation MTRWLTAVFSIGAALLVTGCAEYSKASRKKPSDLAVTREQRTLALAQEKHSTRPMDQIGAYLDAADEARRKLSKDPHNTLWQSDYNFAVARIMEIIAAQRYAPWDRALEAPSADGTPWRLRLIPPFKQARYHPSRFEFAPADRYELHGELVGERVRKSGLGAPIVVIGDDLDYRKLDPFAQGKNVYYGLTAVIRFRGRDCEIVLIDPLDKETVELDRASYPLAGDYQAPLVMALAELQEKELMGLFKPQEQERGARLAKLQPFNPQKIPIICVHGLGNSPATWAPLIEFLRGDEEIRKNYQFWFFSYPSGLPYPLSAAILRNQWQLARRQFPGLKDAVVIGHSMGGMISRLLITDSGMTLWDAYFDHPPEQSQFSGETRELITRSLIFKSTPGVSRVIFVSASHRGSERASSFLGRLGALVVGSPITAENVFREAIQAAKNAARLRNRNRLPNSIDLLDPDSLVVKAVDSLPTTPGVPYHSIIGDRGKGGYLDRTKPESTDGFVPYWSSHMEGAESERIIPSAHWSHLHPLGMAEIKRILLKNLHRD, via the coding sequence ATGACACGTTGGCTCACGGCGGTATTTTCAATAGGCGCCGCTTTGCTGGTGACGGGTTGCGCCGAATACTCCAAGGCAAGCCGGAAGAAGCCTTCCGACTTGGCTGTGACAAGGGAGCAAAGGACTCTTGCTCTTGCCCAAGAGAAGCATTCCACCCGGCCCATGGACCAAATCGGGGCTTATCTCGACGCAGCCGACGAAGCACGGCGCAAGCTGTCGAAGGATCCGCACAACACGCTCTGGCAAAGCGACTACAACTTCGCCGTGGCGCGGATTATGGAGATCATCGCCGCGCAGCGTTACGCACCGTGGGACCGCGCGCTTGAAGCGCCATCGGCTGACGGGACGCCCTGGAGACTGCGCCTCATTCCACCCTTCAAGCAGGCCCGGTATCATCCGTCCCGCTTCGAATTCGCGCCCGCGGACCGCTACGAACTTCACGGCGAGCTTGTCGGAGAGCGTGTCCGCAAAAGCGGACTCGGTGCTCCGATCGTGGTCATCGGCGACGACCTCGACTACCGCAAGCTCGATCCCTTCGCACAAGGCAAGAATGTTTACTATGGGCTCACCGCTGTCATCCGTTTCCGCGGCCGCGACTGCGAGATCGTCCTCATTGATCCCTTGGACAAAGAAACAGTCGAACTCGACCGGGCCAGCTACCCGCTTGCCGGGGACTACCAAGCGCCGCTTGTCATGGCACTTGCCGAACTGCAGGAAAAGGAGTTGATGGGGCTCTTCAAGCCGCAGGAGCAAGAGCGGGGCGCGCGTTTGGCGAAGCTGCAGCCATTCAACCCGCAAAAAATTCCGATCATCTGCGTGCATGGTCTGGGCAATTCGCCGGCGACATGGGCTCCGCTTATCGAGTTTCTGCGTGGTGACGAGGAGATCCGCAAGAATTACCAGTTCTGGTTCTTCAGCTACCCGTCCGGCCTTCCCTACCCGCTCTCGGCCGCAATCCTGCGAAACCAATGGCAGCTTGCACGCCGGCAATTTCCCGGACTCAAGGACGCTGTTGTCATCGGCCACAGCATGGGAGGGATGATCAGCCGCCTCCTCATCACGGACAGCGGCATGACACTGTGGGACGCCTATTTCGATCATCCACCGGAGCAGTCGCAGTTCTCCGGCGAGACGCGTGAGCTTATCACACGCTCGCTGATCTTCAAATCCACCCCCGGCGTTTCCCGCGTCATTTTCGTATCGGCGTCCCACCGCGGCAGCGAACGCGCCAGCAGTTTCCTCGGCCGCCTCGGTGCACTCGTGGTGGGCAGCCCGATCACCGCGGAAAACGTCTTCCGCGAAGCCATTCAAGCCGCGAAGAACGCCGCCCGTTTGCGCAACCGCAACCGCCTTCCCAACAGCATCGATCTGCTCGACCCCGACAGCTTGGTCGTCAAAGCGGTTGATTCGCTGCCGACCACGCCCGGGGTTCCCTACCACTCGATCATCGGCGACCGAGGCAAGGGAGGATACCTCGATCGCACGAAACCGGAGAGCACAGACGGCTTCGTGCCGTATTGGAGCAGCCACATGGAGGGGGCGGAAAGCGAGCGCATCATTCCCAGCGCGCACTGGAGCCACCTGCATCCGCTCGGGATGGCCGAGATCAAGCGCATCCTCCTCAAAAACCTGCACCGCGACTGA
- a CDS encoding cyclic nucleotide-binding domain-containing protein, with product MEPQASLKESHAALLREVLHEELGGLEPGVWEKLLPAIRWKELAAGETLFREGDSADAMYVVVSGRLRAMREDEGKPVFIGDIGRGETVGEMALLTGAPRSATVEAMRDCVLAGLDQATFNELARMCPQTVFHVAKVQFDRIQRANRPRSLEKQRLSVMVLSADPSCDARGFASKLTGEIRARGHNAVLATKDEAPSGAGTPVDRRHRLAIWLNEKEAFATHLAMAGDPADDLWNRQCARSADAVLVLVRPGCEPRLPDDLIPEISRRILVVLHPDGRNRPSGTAKALRACKSTSCFHLREDSREDWQRLGRWLTGRAVGIAFAGGGARSFAHLGVIRALREHGIPLDTAAGTSLGAIVASGVSLDLPLDDLMARFSVMVKTNPTKRDYLLVPRSSLLSGRKLDRLLPQLLPDVEIEDCWKGFACVSANITNPGAHVHRSGSLLKALRSTVSIPGVFPPVKVGDGELLVDGGVVNNLPADILREHGAGRIIACDQGGSGTRAPGAPDNPNAIGIIMRSVILHSRISGRAWRREADLYIESPVGDIGLLEWDRFESALQRGYDQARRDLENVDPVLWQ from the coding sequence GTGGAACCCCAAGCCTCCCTGAAAGAGTCGCACGCCGCGCTCCTGCGGGAGGTTTTGCACGAAGAGCTGGGAGGCCTCGAGCCGGGCGTCTGGGAAAAGCTTCTCCCGGCAATCCGTTGGAAAGAGCTGGCCGCGGGTGAAACGCTCTTCCGCGAAGGCGACAGTGCCGACGCGATGTATGTCGTCGTCAGCGGCCGCTTGCGCGCCATGCGCGAGGACGAAGGAAAGCCGGTGTTCATAGGCGACATCGGCCGCGGGGAGACCGTGGGTGAGATGGCGTTGCTCACCGGCGCCCCTCGCTCCGCCACGGTGGAGGCGATGCGCGACTGCGTGCTCGCCGGCTTGGACCAAGCGACATTCAACGAACTCGCCCGCATGTGCCCGCAGACGGTTTTCCACGTGGCCAAGGTGCAATTCGACCGCATCCAACGCGCCAACCGTCCGCGCTCGCTGGAAAAGCAGAGGCTCTCAGTCATGGTCCTTTCCGCGGATCCCTCCTGCGATGCCCGTGGATTCGCGTCGAAATTGACCGGCGAAATCCGTGCACGCGGCCATAACGCAGTCCTTGCAACCAAGGACGAAGCCCCGTCGGGAGCCGGGACTCCCGTCGACCGGCGTCACCGCCTGGCCATTTGGCTCAACGAGAAGGAGGCCTTCGCCACGCATCTTGCGATGGCGGGCGACCCCGCGGACGATCTTTGGAATAGACAGTGCGCGCGGAGCGCAGATGCCGTCCTTGTGCTGGTCCGCCCCGGATGCGAACCACGGCTCCCCGATGACCTTATTCCCGAAATCTCGCGGCGCATTCTCGTTGTCCTCCATCCCGACGGACGCAACCGGCCCTCCGGAACGGCAAAAGCTTTGCGCGCTTGCAAATCGACGAGTTGCTTCCACCTGCGCGAAGACTCGCGGGAGGATTGGCAGCGTCTGGGTCGCTGGCTCACGGGGCGCGCGGTCGGTATTGCCTTCGCCGGCGGCGGGGCGCGGTCATTCGCCCATTTGGGAGTCATCCGCGCGCTCCGGGAGCATGGCATTCCCCTCGACACCGCGGCTGGAACAAGCCTGGGCGCCATCGTGGCATCGGGTGTCTCGCTTGACCTGCCTTTGGACGATCTGATGGCGCGGTTCTCAGTGATGGTGAAAACCAACCCGACAAAACGCGATTACCTTCTTGTGCCGCGCAGTTCGCTGCTTTCCGGCCGAAAACTCGACAGACTGCTCCCCCAGCTGCTTCCCGATGTCGAAATCGAAGACTGCTGGAAAGGCTTTGCTTGCGTATCGGCGAATATCACAAATCCCGGAGCGCATGTGCACCGCAGCGGCTCGCTGCTGAAGGCGCTGCGCTCTACCGTTTCGATACCCGGCGTCTTTCCTCCGGTCAAAGTCGGAGACGGCGAGCTTTTGGTCGATGGCGGCGTGGTGAACAATTTGCCGGCGGACATCCTGCGTGAGCACGGCGCGGGGCGAATCATCGCATGCGACCAAGGTGGGTCCGGAACGCGCGCACCCGGCGCCCCGGACAACCCCAATGCCATCGGCATCATCATGCGCTCGGTGATCCTGCACAGCCGCATCAGCGGACGCGCTTGGCGCAGGGAGGCCGACCTTTATATCGAATCGCCAGTCGGCGACATCGGCTTGCTCGAGTGGGACCGCTTCGAGTCGGCGTTGCAGCGAGGATACGACCAGGCGCGGCGCGATCTGGAAAACGTCGATCCGGTTTTGTGGCAATGA
- a CDS encoding magnesium transporter, translating to MISKGHESSDLSRTCASLDGREAAQLIAKARPLEASKALQSLIPNVAQDILSHLPPDKLGAILAVTPEDIARTWKLEARYPQDSVGALMEPPAAVFRADDTVGSTIEKLREITKEKFITYCFVTDDKDKLSGVITMRDLLLNPHDRRLGDLMLREVFSLNPHTSLLDAMKSTISRHYPVYPVCDTSGRLVGLVRGQALAEAQAFELTAQAGAMVGVEKEERLATPWLRSFLFRHPWLQLNLLTAFIAAAVVGLFENTLDKIVLLAVFLPVLAGQSGNTGCQSLAVALRAMTLGEMKEGKEWAALTKEALLGLANGALVGLTAGAGMVIYAKMQGNAQAWQLGGIVFLAMIGACIVSGACGVLVPSTLRRLGADPATASSIFLTTATDVVSMGLFLGLATWLIL from the coding sequence ATGATTAGTAAGGGCCACGAATCATCGGACCTATCTCGCACCTGCGCTTCACTGGATGGTCGTGAAGCCGCCCAGCTGATTGCAAAAGCGCGGCCTCTTGAAGCATCAAAGGCCCTCCAATCTCTCATCCCGAACGTCGCCCAAGACATTTTGAGTCACCTCCCGCCGGACAAACTCGGCGCCATCCTTGCGGTGACGCCGGAGGACATCGCGCGCACATGGAAACTGGAGGCCCGTTATCCGCAGGATTCAGTTGGCGCGCTGATGGAGCCGCCGGCGGCGGTCTTTCGCGCGGATGACACCGTGGGCTCGACCATCGAAAAGCTGCGCGAGATCACAAAAGAAAAGTTCATCACTTACTGCTTTGTCACGGACGACAAAGACAAGCTCAGCGGCGTTATAACCATGCGTGATCTACTGTTGAATCCGCACGACCGAAGGCTCGGAGACTTGATGCTGCGCGAAGTATTCAGCCTGAATCCCCATACCTCGCTGCTTGATGCGATGAAGTCAACGATCAGCCGCCACTACCCTGTCTATCCGGTGTGCGATACTTCCGGACGTCTGGTCGGGCTGGTCCGTGGTCAAGCGCTCGCCGAGGCGCAGGCTTTCGAACTCACGGCGCAAGCGGGCGCGATGGTCGGCGTGGAAAAAGAGGAACGGCTCGCCACACCTTGGCTGCGCAGCTTTTTGTTCCGCCATCCGTGGCTGCAACTCAACCTGCTCACGGCCTTCATCGCCGCGGCGGTGGTCGGCCTCTTCGAAAATACGTTGGACAAGATCGTGCTGCTTGCGGTTTTTCTTCCCGTGCTTGCGGGACAGTCGGGCAACACCGGTTGCCAGTCTTTGGCGGTCGCTCTGCGCGCCATGACTCTCGGCGAAATGAAAGAGGGCAAGGAGTGGGCGGCCCTGACGAAGGAAGCCCTGCTTGGATTGGCCAACGGCGCGCTGGTCGGCCTGACCGCCGGCGCGGGAATGGTGATCTACGCCAAGATGCAAGGCAACGCACAGGCATGGCAACTGGGCGGGATCGTTTTTCTCGCGATGATCGGCGCCTGCATCGTCAGCGGCGCGTGTGGCGTTCTTGTTCCCTCCACCCTTCGCCGTCTCGGCGCCGACCCCGCCACGGCCTCGAGCATCTTTCTCACCACCGCCACCGACGTAGTCAGCATGGGCCTCTTCCTTGGCTTGGCCACTTGGTTGATTCTTTAG
- a CDS encoding FecR domain-containing protein: MKNSIRFIACASLFLAASAFAAGLEQAKVSKIVNQVEVIPAGDQPEPAELGEVISGHTGVRTGGNSRAQLTFSDNTLARLGANTLFSFQRGTRSLDLENGTILLQVPKDAGGATIHSAPVTAAITGTTLMMEYSPGNPGTVKLIVLEGTVRLSLKGKLGESVLLNPGEMITVAANAKSLPNPVPVDVKRILRTSRLVKEGELESMGLIMETVDNQQQMIADKRLSDGGPVTPENLLNNPALIANDALNNQNFRRDTVPLPTPALVATPPPYIYHGGGSSTNGGTIYNY, encoded by the coding sequence ATGAAAAATTCCATCCGATTCATCGCATGCGCGTCACTTTTCCTCGCTGCCTCCGCGTTTGCCGCGGGACTGGAGCAGGCCAAGGTCAGCAAGATTGTCAACCAAGTTGAAGTGATCCCGGCCGGCGACCAACCGGAGCCCGCCGAACTCGGCGAAGTGATCAGCGGCCACACCGGCGTCCGCACCGGCGGCAACTCACGCGCTCAACTTACTTTCTCCGACAACACCTTGGCACGGCTCGGGGCCAACACCCTTTTCAGCTTCCAGCGCGGCACCCGCAGCTTGGATCTGGAAAATGGAACCATCCTCCTGCAGGTGCCGAAAGATGCCGGCGGAGCAACAATTCACAGTGCGCCGGTCACGGCCGCGATCACCGGCACGACGCTCATGATGGAATACAGCCCGGGAAACCCCGGAACCGTGAAGTTGATCGTGCTCGAAGGCACGGTCCGACTTTCGCTCAAGGGAAAATTGGGCGAATCCGTCCTGCTCAATCCCGGCGAAATGATCACCGTTGCCGCGAACGCCAAGAGTCTGCCGAATCCTGTGCCGGTGGACGTCAAACGCATTCTCCGCACGTCGCGCCTGGTCAAGGAAGGCGAACTCGAGTCGATGGGACTGATCATGGAAACCGTCGACAACCAGCAGCAGATGATCGCCGACAAGCGCTTGTCCGACGGTGGCCCGGTCACTCCGGAGAACCTGCTCAACAATCCGGCGCTGATTGCCAACGACGCGCTGAACAATCAGAACTTCCGACGCGATACCGTGCCACTGCCAACGCCGGCTCTAGTGGCAACTCCTCCGCCATACATTTATCATGGAGGTGGCTCAAGCACCAATGGTGGGACCATCTACAATTATTAA